The Amphiprion ocellaris isolate individual 3 ecotype Okinawa chromosome 24, ASM2253959v1, whole genome shotgun sequence DNA window tgtgtttacctgcagctcatttgcataaagtagactggacttctactttatgtaaaTTGGATGCAGCGTGCGGAGATTctacgcatcgtgaaactgtcctcaaacatctaaaccaGCCATCGGTGacataaaaccaggacagattcagctgctgcagattatttctcaccacagatgctttcagaaatacttttcgctgaagtgtttttgaaataaaagggaaagtttgcggccgagccgctgtgtttttccgactcatctgccggaccgtcaagctgaaagctcggtcacgtgaccacatAGGGACCCACTGTtgctcagtgctgtcatgtgaccacgtagcgacccgctgttgctcagcgctatcatgtgaccacgtagcgacccgctgttgctcagcgctatcatgtgaccacgtagtgacccgctgttgctcagcgctgtcatgtgaccatgttgtggtccactagtgaccgcccgccatctgtgtgattttcagatgtgtgcgttgccgtgcgggaaaatcacatctagtggacacgtggTGATTGTCCTCTTCGTCAATGTTCACTGTTTACAAGAGTTATGTGGAACCTGTGGATTCGTCCGATAACCCCAAGACCCGCCTCTTTTCACACATAAGCCAATCACAGTGGTCATTCGCccccctctcacacacattggcccgccttcttcttctttggtgttggtctcctttcttcttcttttggagTTAATGTCGGTTGGCAAACCAGCTAATTTCATTACTGTCAACTACTGGGCTGAAGTGTGGAGCAGAAGTTtgtcagcaacaaaaaatattcaataataagaaaaaaattggcAAATTCACTGGTCGCAGATGCGCAAGTAGATGAAAAATTTACTGTCTCAAATTTTAGTCAAAAAATGCGATCATTTAGttgcagtctggagccctgcaaATGGTGTTAAATGGTGAATCAATGCCATTTTCCATGTATTTTACTGATTGGTTGccaaacaatatatttgcacCATGTTGTAGTCAGATGGAGTATTACCACCACCTACTGACCTTTTTGGTGTTACAATAATCTGTTGTGAAGGCAGAAATCTTCATTTCTTACTAGTTAGCTAGATTGTACCCCAACCCAAAAGCAGAAAAGTTCAGGCTgaggattatttttcactttgagcCCTGAATATGTCTCTGTGGGATAAAATGTGAGTTAACTGTTGAGGTTGATCCAcagagtggagcagcagaactcaGAGGTTCCCAGAGTTCAgtctgtccagcagcatcacctgGACTCCATATTCATGGTGAGTTCATGGACAACAAGTTGTTCTCCATCTGTTGTGTTCAGGCGTCTCCATGCTGCTCTTTGTAGACCAGTGGACTGTCAGTGTGTCCAACATGGATCTGATGTTTGGCTCCATGATTTGACTCTGATGGACTCATTGACACATTTCTCTgttccagctgctggaggacaaTATGGTGACttttgtgaagaaggagctgaagaagatgCAGAAGGTTGTGAGTCCAGATTACCCAGAATGCTcctcagagagtcagagggaggatgaggaggagttggagggtgatgatgaagagcagaggagcagcagagagatgtttcagcagatcacagtgttgttcctgaggaggatgaagcagGAGAAGCTGGCTCACTGTCTGCAGAACAGTAAGAGGATTTGTGGaaagactgaagctgctgatcaaCAGAACATTTACTAAAGTCTCAGAATATCTTCACACAATCAGTCTTTAGGGGGACAAACTGTCACCTTCACTTTATTGCTACTTTGGtgctttaatatccaggttatctCTACTTCagtctttctttcttgtgttttcattcagaacTTGCTGCTGGAGTTTGTGGACGTAAACTTAAATATGGTCTGAAGAAGAAGTTCCAGAGAGTGTTTGAGGGCATCGCTAAAGCAGGACAGTCGACCCTCCTGAATGAGatctacacagagctgtacatcacagagggagggactgcagaggtcaatgatgaacatgaggtcagacagattgaagcagcatccaggaaagcagacagagcagaaacaagCATCAGAGCAGAAGACATCCTGAAAGGCTCACCTGGAAGAGATGGACCAATCAGAACAGTGATGACAAAGGGAGTGGCTGGCATCGGGAAAACAGTGTTAACACAGAAGTTGACTCTGGACTGGGCTGAAGACAAAAGCAACCAGGACATCCACTTCATGTTTCCATTGACTTTCAGAgagctgaatgtgctgaaagagagaaagttcaGCTTGATGGAACTTGTTCATCACTTCTTCAGTGAAACTAAAGCAGCAGGAATCTGCAGCTTTGAATACTTCCAGGTTGTGTTGATCTTTGACGGTCTGGATGAGTGTCGCcttcctctggacttccacaacaatgagGTCCTGACTGATGTTAGAGAGTCCACCTcagtggatgtgctgctgacaaacctGATCAGGGGGAAGCTGCTTCCTTCTGCTCGCCTCTGGATAACCAcacgacctgcagcagccaatcagatccctcctgactgtgtggacatggtgacggaggtcagagggttcactgacccacagaaggaggagtactTCAGGAAGAGATTCAGAGATAAGAGGCAGGCCAGCAGCATCATCTCCCACATGAAGAAGTCACGaagcctccacatcatgtgccacatcccagtgttctgctggatcactgctacagttctggaggagctgctggaaaCCAGAGAGGAAGGAGATCTGCCCAGAACCTTGACTGAGATGTTCATCCACCACCTGGTGGTTCAGGCTAAAGTCAAGAAGGTCAAgtatgatggaggagctgagacagatccacactggagtccagacagcaggaggacgattgagtctctgggaaaactggcttttaatcagctgcagaaagGAAACCTGATCTTCTATGAGTCTGATATGACAGAGTGTGGCATCGATGTGGAAGCAGCCTCAGTGTACTCAGGAGTGTTCACACAGATCTTTAAAGAGGAGAGAGGGCTGTACCAGGACAAGGTGTTCTGCTTCATCCATCTGAGTgttcaggagtttctggctgctcttCATGTCCATCAGACCTTCATCAACTCTGGAATCAAcctgctggaaaaacaacagcaaacaacCTCCAACAAACCCGAtccaacagttttctaccagagAGCTGTGGACGAGGCCTTACAGAGTCCAAACGGACACCTGGACCTGTTCCTGCGCTTCCTCCTGGGTCTGTCACTGCCCACCAATCAGAATCTCCTACGAGGCCTGctgacacagacaggaagtagctCACAGACcattcagaaaacagtgaagtaTATCAAGGAGAAGATCAGTGAGAATGTGTCTGTAGAGAGAAACATCAATCTGTTCCactgtctgaatgaactgaaggaTGTTTCTCTAGTGGAGGCGGTCCAACAGTCCCTGAGATCAGGACGTCTGTCCACAGATGAACTGTCTCCTGCTCAGTGGTCAGCTCTGGGCTTCATCTTACTGTCATCAGAAGAACATCTGGACGTGTTTGACCTGACGAAATACTCTGCTTCAGAGGAGGCTCTTCTGAGGTTGCTGCCAGTGGTCAAAGCCTCCAAGAAAGTTGTGTAAGTAGTTGGAGACTGAAGatactttttcattttgctgctgtttcatgagtataatctgctttttgtctcttcagactgagtggctgtaatctgtcagagagaagctgtggagctctgtcctcagtcctcagctcccagtcctccagtgtgacagagctggacctgactaacaacaacctgcaggattcaggagtggagagtctttctgctggactggagagtccacactgtaaactggaagctctcaggtcaggactcATCAACCTGTTCAACTGATGACCATttaaaatgtggttttattCATGATGAGCAGAACAGCTGAGGTGGgaggttttctgtatttgtatgaCTCAGATCAGTTGTGTTACTGACCTTTAGCACTAGTTTCTCTTAATGAGGCCTCTTCCACTACAGGAACTGAACAACCTGGAACCTGCatcacagaaccagaacctgtaaGAACCTGTGAAGTCTTGGTTCCAGGTTCTGTTTTAGTTTCCACTGTTTCACAAAATAGAATGCTTCAGATAGACATcgataaaaaggaaacaccagaacaaacatttcatgttcacacttgaacttctatggattttctccaggttgttttctcctgactagatccttgtttgtgttgtttctactctcagatgttcGTCTCTTTGAATCAAAGCATctgataaatgaaactgtagaatattcagttttttcaatgactgAACTCAGTGCAGTTCAGCTGGTGGACAGTTGGACTGTTGTTTACATTCTTATTTGAGGTTCAGGTCCAATTCCTTCTCACCATTGGAGCCCAAACAGCCACTGAAGCAGTGTTGCCTTCTGTCTTCACTGAGATCAAAGAGATCCTCGGTTCAGATCCTCTTGGGTTCACCTCCTCAGATGTTGTGGACCCTGATCCCATCACTCCCAACTCTGTCTTCACTGGGCGGCAGGACACATCCCTACCTCAAGTGGTTTATGAGGAACTGAGATTTTGGGTTGAAGAACATGACAACATACTCAGATACTGGCTGAAGATTTTTGGAAAGACTTCCTGGAACAGCAGCTTCCAGGACTCCaggtctgtcagaaatgatggagtgaagcagcagcagccctgcagGTGAGGACAGTCATCATGACTGTTGATAAGCAGTGTCCTCATGTCCTCTGGTCTGTGGGTAAGGTCAGTCCagtcttcctgctgctgatggCTGAGTCCCATCAACTGAAGTGTTGGTGAAGGATAGAACATCCATCCCACCTGTGGTGAGGTTCATGGTCTCTCTGCTCTCCCTGAAGAGGAGCAACACCCTCATAGGGACCCTATGACCCTTTTCAGATGTGAGGCTGTTAAAAGGTTGTTGGTTCCTTTCAGACTGTAGGGACTGAGAGCCAATCACTGGGCAGCAGAGTGTCTCCTGAGACTGAGAGAGAATGAAGAGTCCAGCTCACTGATGCTATGAGGAGTCCAGACTTCATCAAGAGTGGAGataaacagtttaaacacaTGAGTTTGGAGATCCTTAGTTTGGTTCCAGTGGGATTCATGTGTCAGTGAAAACCAAAGCATGAGTCTCAACAGCACAAGTAGAAGTGAAGGAACCTGAAGAACAAGGACTGGAGATCAGAAGATGTTTGTTCTGTAACAACATCAGAGATGTAACTGAGTCTGACAGTGATTTAATCGCTGCCATCAGCATGAAGTTGACTATTTTTCAGAttgtaaagaaggaaaaagtccAAGCTGTGAGTTGTCCAAGTGTGTGTCAAGATTTGAATCCAACAGACCaactttggggtattttaaagacaaaggtagagcaacacaaaccCTCCAACAAAGAGCAGATGAAGACATAGTCTCTGAAGATGGTGGAACATCTCTGCAGAAATGTGGTTTCttcatgctgaggaggattaaatgtgtcatcaaaaataaaggtggacatagaaaatagtgaaaaaatccAACATTCTAATGACAGTAATGAAAGATGTACTGACCTTTATTGGATTCATTTCTTGCTGTTTGGCCTGTATTCTTCATTTAGTAAATCTAAGCTGTCAGattgttttttaatcagatgAAATACTTTACTGCTCAGCTTCAACataatctgattactgtaatgTGCTACactttggattattttcacatttaaataatattgcagAGGACTGTCCTCAACGCTGCTGTATTCTGGACAAAGTGGGATGAATTTGTTGTTAAATTCACTGCTGTCTTTTCAACAGGATAGAAAATACTGGACTTAATGTATTacttcttttcttgtctttgtctcttcagacttagtaactgtaatctgtcagagagaagctgtggagctctgtcctcagtcctcagctcccagtcctccagtgtgacagagctggacctgactaacaacaacctgcaggattcaggagtggagagtctttctgctggactggagagtccacactgtaaactggaagctctcaggtcaggactcACACTTTGAAACTGATGTGATTTCTATCAGTGGATAAACAGCTACCCTGAGTAGAATCATTTCTGCTGATGGGATTCATCAAATGAGCTTTTACTGAACTTGTGCAGGACTTTGTCagggtttattttttacatgattAAATCCCACTAATCATTGTTGAGATTGTTGATTTGCTTGAGACGcatgaaatgtgcagcaaaatgtatctgaaagacaaagaagaaaagaaagagtgcGAAACATCCATCCAAGTGTTGTCCatcaggtttgtgttgttttgtgtgtgcaggctgtCAGGCTGTCTGGTCACAGAGGAAGGTTGTGCTTCTCTGGCCTCAGCTCTGAGCTTCAAGTCCTCAAATCTGAGAGAGCTGGACCTGAGCTACAACCATCCAGGAGACTCAGGAGAGAAGATGCTGAGAGCTAAAGTGGAGGATCCAGACTGTAGACTGgaaactctcaggtacagacagacagacactctcaggtacagacagacagacagacagacagacagacagacagacagacagacagacagacagacactctcaggaaaCTATCATCCTAGTGTTGCAGGCCAAGCCTGCTCTTTTCCATCCTtatcaaagacaggaagcagggtaaactgttcgcctagcttagctcaaagacaggaagcagggtaaactgttagcctagcttagctcaaagacaggaagcagggtaaacttttagcctagcttagctcagagacaggaagcagggtaaactgttagcctagcttagctcaaagacaggaagcagggtaaactgttagcctatcTCCATGAACAGAGGAAGCATAAATGAGTAAAGCTGAATAATGAGTGTAAACTGAGCTGGAACGTGACGAGCACAGGACAGGATTTTAGAGatgctgcattcaggtgtctgtgtctccatgttggaCTGGTCCTTTATCAGTGGAACAGTGTGAGAGCCATGTAACGTccatgtgtgctgctgaaagagTCGCTGCTGCTCTGACCGTCCTCCTCCTTTCAGGGTGACGCCTGCTGGAGTCCGATGGTTGACACCAGGTCTGAGGAAGtgtaagtgtgttttaatggattgatggaaacaaagcagcacattcaagcatcttcaaagtgtcacatctctgaggtcatcatcaaaggtttaatactgatcacatgatccatcaataactgcagctgtgttgtgtttgttctctccatCAGATTCCTGTCAACTCACAgttgacacaaacacagtaaacagaaaagtcaaactgtctgacaacaacaggaaggtGACACGTGTGGAGGAGGATCAGTCGTATCCTGATCATCCAGACAGGTTTGACTGGTATCAGCTGCTGTGTGAAACTGGTCTGACTGGTCGctgttactgggaggtggagtggAGAGGAGGGGTTTATATATCAGTGAGTTACAGAAGAATCAGAAGGAAAGGAAGCAGTAATGACTGTTTGTTTGGACTTAATGATCAGTCCTGGAGTCTGTTCTGCTCTGATGATGATGGTTACTCTGTCTGgcacaaaaacagtcaaacatcCATCAGTTCCTCCTCAGTTTCTCACAGAGTTTCAGTTTATGTGGACGTTCCTGCTGGAACTCTGTCCTTCTACAGagtctcctctgactctctgatccACCTCCACACCTTCAACACCACATTCACTCAACCTCTCTATCCTGGATTTGGGTTCTTGTGGTctggttcctcagtgtttctgtgctgagttGAGTCTCCAGAGTCTCCTCCTGGTAGAGAAACAGTGTTGAACAGATAGTTGAGTCTCTCCATGACTCTGTccctcagaaacatgttttcacattcatggattaaatgtgtttctttgtgaaatcCTTCTAAATGATTCCTTGTAAACTTGTTCCTCTTCAAAGATGGAAGTTGTGATTATTCCAGGAGCCAAATGTGGTGTTTGCGTCTTTTTCCAGTCAAATATTGAGAGTGAAAATCAGGATGTGGTGTTTCCTCTGATGCTCACTTGAACTAAA harbors:
- the LOC111580769 gene encoding LOW QUALITY PROTEIN: NLR family CARD domain-containing protein 3-like (The sequence of the model RefSeq protein was modified relative to this genomic sequence to represent the inferred CDS: substituted 1 base at 1 genomic stop codon), giving the protein MDECEDREEGVPPSKSSLCGEQENQSKAQRNPPGPGPGPGPGPGPGSSCVSFKSDQSKGQPIFFKDHQPPAAEKIHQRPQSSGPGPGPGPPSSCVSFKSDRSMGRLTDFKGEPGPAAEGVEQQNSEVPRVQSVQQHHLDSIFMLLEDNMVTFVKKELKKMQKVVSPDYPECSSESQREDEEELEGDDEEQRSSREMFQQITVLFLRRMKQEKLAHCLQNKLAAGVCGRKLKYGLKKKFQRVFEGIAKAGQSTLLNEIYTELYITEGGTAEVNDEHEVRQIEAASRKADRAETSIRAEDILKGSPGRDGPIRTVMTKGVAGIGKTVLTQKLTLDWAEDKSNQDIHFMFPLTFRELNVLKERKFSLMELVHHFFSETKAAGICSFEYFQVVLIFDGLDECRLPLDFHNNEVLTDVRESTSVDVLLTNLIRGKLLPSARLWITTRPAAANQIPPDCVDMVTEVRGFTDPQKEEYFRKRFRDKRQASSIISHMKKSRSLHIMCHIPVFCWITATVLEELLETREEGDLPRTLTEMFIHHLVVQAKVKKVKYDGGAETDPHWSPDSRRTIESLGKLAFNQLQKGNLIFYESDMTECGIDVEAASVYSGVFTQIFKEERGLYQDKVFCFIHLSVQEFLAALHVHQTFINSGINLLEKQQQTTSNKPDPTVFYQRAVDEALQSPNGHLDLFLRFLLGLSLPTNQNLLRGLLTQTGSSSQTIQKTVKYIKEKISENVSVERNINLFHCLNELKDVSLVEAVQQSLRSGRLSTDELSPAQWSALGFILLSSEEHLDVFDLTKYSASEEALLRLLPVVKASKKVVLSGCNLSERSCGALSSVLSSQSSSVTELDLTNNNLQDSGVESLSAGLESPHCKLEALRLSNCNLSERSCGALSSVLSSQSSSVTELDLTNNNLQDSGVESLSAGLESPHCKLEALRLSGCLVTEEGCASLASALSFKSSNLRELDLSYNHPGDSGEKMLRAKVEDPDCRLETLRVTPAGVRWLTPGLRKYSCQLTVDTNTVNRKVKLSDNNRKVTRVEEDQSYPDHPDRFDWYQLLCETGLTGRCYWEVEWRGGVYISVSYRRIRRKGSSNDCLFGLNDQSWSLFCSDDDGYSVWHKNSQTSISSSSVSHRVSVYVDVPAGTLSFYRVSSDSLIHLHTFNTTFTQPLYPGFGFLWSGSSVFLCXVESPESPPGRETVLNR